Part of the Candidatus Korarchaeota archaeon NZ13-K genome, CTCGATAGGCTGCTCGGGGTCGGAAATCCCGAGGCCCCCCTGTTCGGGAGGGCCTTCTCTGAGATAACTTTGGAGAGGCTCCCTGCCGAGAGGTCCGAGGAGTTCCTAAGGGCCGGGTTCGAGCAGGTGGGCCTCAGGGTCCCTGAGGAGGAGATATCGCAGGCCGTTTCCAGGCTCGATGGTGTGATAGGCTGGCTCACATTCTACGGTTACCTCAGGAGCAGAGGAGGGATTGAGGCCCTGGAGAGGGCCGTGGAGGAGGGATCCAGGATCGCTGCCAGCGAGTTCAATCACTTCCTCAGCAACAGGCAGCTGGCCAGGAGGAGGTACGTCGAGGTCCTGAGGACGTTGACCAGGCCCTCCACCTGGACCGAGGTGAAGAGGGGCCTCAGGCTCATAGCCAACGTGAGCGACAAGCAGGTGTCAAGCTACCTGAAGGAGCTGATTCACTATGGTTTCGTGGAGAAGAAAGGTGATCTCTACCAGATAGCCGATCCACTCTTAGCTGAGGCTGTGAGGAGGGGTTATGTTTACTGATCGCCCGATGCCTCTCATCTCCAGGTTGCTTGGAAGCGGGAGCGGCATATCGGTGGCGCTTGCGTAACCTCGGACTGTAGCGGGAGCATCCCCCCAAAGCTTCAGCTCCTGGCAGGTGCTGCGCACCCTGAGCGTTAGCCGAACCATTGAGGGTCATCTTTTTAGATGCGTCCAGCATCGCCTGGGGGATGAGGCTCATAGGCAGGGTGGCGGACGACTCCGGTGAGGTCTCAGCCTCCGTCATACTCCTCAAGGGCCTCGAGAGGGAGGTGACCTCGGAGAGCCTGGTGCTCATAGAGAACGCTGGCTCCGGGAGCAGGGTCTTGGGCATACTGAGGAGGGGGAGGGGGAGGAACGAGTTCCTCAGGAGATCAGGCTATAGGCCGGAGGTGGCCTATCTGAGGCACGGAGGGGAGCCATCGAGCTCAAGGGAGGTCTACTCCTTTGATATCATCGTGCTCGGGTGCCTTGAGGGAGGAAAGCTGAGGGCCAACAGGATGATAATAGCCCCGGGCTCCCCCGTCTACCTGTTCGATGAGGAGAACCCGCTGGAGCTCATAGCAGGCTCTGCCAAGAGGTTGGCTTGGATGAGAGCCCACCTGGAGGGGAGGAATGACTGGAGGGTCCCTGCTGATGCCCAGTACATTCCATATCACGTTGGCGTCTTCGGATCCACGGGGACGGGGAAGTCCTGGTTCACGAGGCACGTGCTCATACCCTTCTACATCGACAACGGCTACAGGGTGATCGTGCTGGACTGGAGCGGCGAGGACTACGCTCCCTACCTCCCGAGCGTCAGGCTCTCCGAGCTGGCCTTGGACGAGCTCTCGATACTCCAGTACCTCTCGGGGCTCACGGATGACTTCGCGGGGAACAACAGCTTGAGGAACGCCTTCGATGATTACGTCTCCGGCTGGGTCGAGAGGGTCAGGGGGAGGGATGAGGTCGAGCTCTACGAGGACCTGAGGGAGTTCGTTCAGAGGGCGGTCAGGGGGATCAGGAGGGATGACTGGAGGGAGTCGGCGGAGAGGGCCCTCAGCAGGGTCTTCAGGAGGCTCTCCCCCGGGGACCTGGCCCCCCTGATGGGAACCAGGCCGGTGAGCGAGATCGTTGAGTCCGGGGAGAGGCTGATCGCGGTTGACATGTCCGGCTTCTCCAACGAGATCAAGCTAGGCTTCTTCCTGACCCTGGCCAGCGAGCTCAAGAGGAGGATGGTAGCCGGGCAGGATCTCGGGATAGCCCTCGTCATAGACGAGGCCCCCCAGTACTGCCCTCACAGGCCAGAGGGGATTCAGGCCCAGGTCACCGAGGAGATAAAGAACCTGGCGGCCCTGGGCAGGAAGCACGATCTGAACCTCACGCTGGTGGCTCAGGGGGTGGCGGGTGAGATAGGGATAAATGCCGCCATAAGGAGGAACCTCAACACGAACTTCTACGGGAGGCTCCATCCCCTCGACGCGGCAGGTGAGGGGAGCGCCAGGGACTGGCTGGGTCCCTACGGGATAACCCCGGAGTACCTGCTGACCCTCGAGGACGGGAGGTTCTACTTCACGGGCGCCATGAACCCCTCGCCGGTCCCCCTTCTCATAACCTTCGAGGTGGAGGGGCTTGGAGGAACGGGATGAGCCGGACTGGGTCAAGCTCCCTCACGCCCTCCAGTCGATCTTCTTCGAGAGGGTTGAGGAGGAGGTCTCCTCCCTGATTGGGGAGATAGAGAGGCTTGAGAGATGCATCGAACTCATCAGGGACAGGCTATCCGGTCTCTTCGAGCCCTACGATGAGAGCGACAGTGTTCTGAGGATAGGGGCCGTT contains:
- a CDS encoding ATP-binding protein; the protein is LDRLLGVGNPEAPLFGRAFSEITLERLPAERSEEFLRAGFEQVGLRVPEEEISQAVSRLDGVIGWLTFYGYLRSRGGIEALERAVEEGSRIAASEFNHFLSNRQLARRRYVEVLRTLTRPSTWTEVKRGLRLIANVSDKQVSSYLKELIHYGFVEKKGDLYQIADPLLAEAVRRGYVY
- a CDS encoding DUF87 domain-containing protein gives rise to the protein MRLIGRVADDSGEVSASVILLKGLEREVTSESLVLIENAGSGSRVLGILRRGRGRNEFLRRSGYRPEVAYLRHGGEPSSSREVYSFDIIVLGCLEGGKLRANRMIIAPGSPVYLFDEENPLELIAGSAKRLAWMRAHLEGRNDWRVPADAQYIPYHVGVFGSTGTGKSWFTRHVLIPFYIDNGYRVIVLDWSGEDYAPYLPSVRLSELALDELSILQYLSGLTDDFAGNNSLRNAFDDYVSGWVERVRGRDEVELYEDLREFVQRAVRGIRRDDWRESAERALSRVFRRLSPGDLAPLMGTRPVSEIVESGERLIAVDMSGFSNEIKLGFFLTLASELKRRMVAGQDLGIALVIDEAPQYCPHRPEGIQAQVTEEIKNLAALGRKHDLNLTLVAQGVAGEIGINAAIRRNLNTNFYGRLHPLDAAGEGSARDWLGPYGITPEYLLTLEDGRFYFTGAMNPSPVPLLITFEVEGLGGTG